One genomic segment of Deltaproteobacteria bacterium includes these proteins:
- the alaS gene encoding alanine--tRNA ligase: protein MTGNDIRSLFLKFFEDRGHRVVKSSSLLPQDDPTLLFTNAGMVQFKRVFIGDERREYSRAASSQKCVRAGGKHNDLENVGQTARHHTFFEMLGNFSFGDYFKREAIRMGWELLTQGYGLPADKLYATVYLEDDEAHELWRTEVGVPEERISRHGEKDNFWAMGDTGPCGPCSEILIDQGPEMGCGRPECGPGCDCDRYLELWNLVFMQYNRDESGAMTPLPKPSIDTGMGLERLAAVLQGKKNNFDSDLFAPIMKAIEARSGHSYLEDPKKDISFRVIADHARAAAFLISDGILPSNEGRGYVLRRILRRAVRFGTSLGMRDPFLHEIAGAVVGVMKGQYPELVQSLEFVAKVVQGEEKRFFQTLENGLSLLYDEMARLDKGHRALPGEVAFRLYDTFGFPVDILNDVGREEGFTVDQEGFQAAMQRQREQSRKSWKGSGDAEIPEAYRALLGQGATSEFLGYELQATPAKVVALVSNGKAVDRVGAGDEVEVVLDRTTLYGEAGGQVGDRGIIRSDGCEVEVTDSVKYGGQLIVHRCKVSKGSLSVGDEVEAVAEAEWRMRTARNHTATHLLHTVLRSILGDHVKQAGSLVSPERLRFDFAHFEQVDPEVLHRIEEKVNEAIRGDYEVTTAITNMEEAIRSGAIALFEERYGEEVRKVSVGDFSTELCGGTHVIRTGEIGFFKVVSETSVAAGVRRIEALTGSGADAYVRGLEDRMREIGSLVKAPSGEILSKIERILANQKKLEKELQAARMGRTRDVLGELMERVRKVDGVSVLAARVEMPGPKELRDLGDRVRDRLGSGVAVLGSVQEGKAILLSLVTKDLSNTLHAGKIIGRVAELVGGRGGGRPDMAQAGGPNADQLNEALEKVYTIVEEHL, encoded by the coding sequence ATGACGGGAAACGACATCCGATCGCTGTTTTTGAAATTTTTCGAGGACCGGGGCCACCGGGTGGTCAAAAGCTCGTCGCTGTTGCCCCAGGACGATCCAACGCTGCTTTTTACCAACGCGGGCATGGTTCAATTCAAGCGCGTATTTATCGGGGACGAGCGCCGGGAGTACAGCAGAGCCGCATCATCGCAGAAATGCGTCCGGGCGGGAGGCAAGCACAACGATCTCGAGAACGTGGGACAGACCGCACGGCATCACACCTTTTTCGAGATGCTGGGCAACTTCAGTTTCGGAGATTATTTCAAGCGCGAAGCGATCCGCATGGGGTGGGAGCTTCTGACCCAAGGGTACGGCCTTCCGGCGGACAAACTGTATGCCACGGTCTATCTCGAGGACGATGAAGCGCACGAACTCTGGAGGACGGAAGTCGGGGTGCCGGAGGAACGCATCTCCCGTCACGGAGAAAAGGACAATTTCTGGGCCATGGGGGACACGGGCCCCTGCGGTCCCTGCTCGGAAATCCTCATCGATCAGGGCCCGGAAATGGGATGCGGCCGGCCGGAATGCGGTCCGGGGTGCGATTGCGACCGCTATCTCGAATTGTGGAACCTGGTGTTCATGCAGTACAACCGGGACGAATCCGGAGCCATGACGCCCTTGCCCAAGCCTAGCATTGACACGGGAATGGGCCTCGAACGTCTGGCCGCGGTGTTGCAGGGCAAGAAGAACAATTTCGATTCGGACCTGTTCGCGCCCATTATGAAAGCCATTGAAGCGCGCTCCGGGCACTCGTATCTCGAAGATCCTAAGAAAGACATCAGCTTCCGCGTGATCGCGGATCATGCCCGGGCGGCGGCGTTTCTCATTTCGGACGGCATTCTTCCGTCCAATGAAGGGCGGGGCTATGTACTACGCCGCATATTGAGGCGCGCGGTGCGTTTCGGAACCTCTCTGGGCATGCGCGATCCCTTTCTGCACGAGATCGCCGGAGCGGTGGTCGGAGTCATGAAGGGGCAGTATCCCGAGCTGGTTCAGTCACTCGAATTTGTGGCCAAAGTGGTTCAGGGAGAAGAGAAGCGGTTTTTCCAGACCCTCGAGAACGGCCTGAGCCTGCTCTATGACGAAATGGCCAGGCTCGACAAGGGCCACCGCGCGTTACCCGGCGAGGTGGCGTTCCGCCTGTACGATACGTTCGGGTTTCCGGTGGACATTCTCAACGACGTGGGCCGGGAAGAGGGCTTTACCGTGGATCAGGAAGGATTCCAGGCGGCCATGCAACGACAACGGGAGCAGTCCCGGAAATCGTGGAAAGGCAGCGGCGACGCCGAAATCCCGGAAGCGTATCGGGCCCTGTTGGGGCAGGGCGCAACCTCGGAATTCCTGGGATACGAGCTTCAGGCCACCCCGGCGAAGGTGGTGGCCCTGGTGAGCAACGGCAAGGCCGTGGATCGGGTCGGGGCCGGAGACGAGGTCGAAGTGGTGCTGGACCGGACAACCCTGTACGGCGAGGCCGGCGGCCAGGTGGGGGATCGCGGGATCATCCGGTCTGATGGGTGCGAAGTCGAGGTGACGGATTCGGTCAAATACGGAGGGCAACTCATTGTACACCGGTGCAAGGTGTCCAAGGGAAGCCTGTCCGTGGGCGACGAAGTGGAAGCCGTGGCCGAGGCCGAATGGCGGATGCGCACGGCCCGCAACCATACGGCCACGCACCTTCTGCATACGGTCTTGCGCTCCATCCTCGGGGACCACGTGAAGCAGGCCGGCTCCCTCGTTTCTCCCGAGCGGCTGCGGTTCGACTTCGCGCATTTCGAACAGGTCGACCCGGAAGTGCTCCATCGGATTGAAGAAAAGGTGAATGAAGCCATACGAGGCGACTATGAAGTCACGACCGCCATTACCAACATGGAGGAGGCCATCCGGAGCGGCGCCATAGCGTTGTTCGAGGAACGGTACGGCGAGGAGGTCCGCAAGGTTTCCGTGGGCGATTTCAGCACCGAACTGTGCGGCGGAACTCACGTCATCCGTACGGGCGAAATCGGGTTCTTCAAAGTGGTGTCCGAAACCAGTGTCGCCGCGGGAGTCCGCCGTATCGAGGCCCTCACCGGGTCCGGAGCGGACGCCTACGTCCGGGGTCTCGAGGATCGGATGCGGGAGATCGGAAGTCTGGTGAAAGCGCCCTCCGGAGAGATCCTTTCGAAGATCGAACGCATCCTTGCGAACCAGAAGAAGCTCGAGAAAGAACTGCAGGCCGCGCGAATGGGCCGGACCAGGGACGTGCTCGGTGAACTCATGGAACGGGTCCGAAAAGTCGACGGTGTTTCCGTGCTGGCGGCGAGGGTCGAGATGCCGGGGCCCAAGGAATTGAGAGACCTGGGGGACCGGGTCCGCGATCGGCTGGGCAGCGGGGTTGCCGTACTGGGCAGCGTGCAGGAAGGAAAGGCCATTCTGCTGAGCCTGGTGACCAAAGACCTGTCGAACACGCTGCACGCGGGCAAAATCATCGGACGCGTGGCCGAGCTGGTGGGGGGCCGGGGAGGCGGTCGTCCGGACATGGCTCAGGCCGGAGGCCCCAACGCGGATCAACTGAACGAGGCTCTCGAGAAGGTTTACACCATCGTGGAGGAACATCTGTAA
- a CDS encoding HDOD domain-containing protein: MTDKKIQILQKIQDGRDLPSLSPVTVRLIEAASENSISVSDIVGIIQQDPSLTTRLLKMVNSPYFGVRQPVKTLLHAVTYLGLKRVRLAALSLSLKQTFQLESHKGFDYDQFWRMSLYRAVMARGLCLDAGIKELDPEEAFVAGLILEIGQLMMFEAMDVDQRRSYPHQTLSIAELLRWETENLGVNHREVGRLILKRWRFPPSMVETQQWDGESALSNDSLWSCRITELAHRGAEILFSRSEELFPYHRRVKEVLGLPSGQVNEVLGRALVEVDELAGALEMEARSGKDVLTVMEKANQALSRLNGSLEKHVRWFLEHQAPSNSFGKEFEDRAVEEEGKTVEAALQAVAHEIRNPLTSLSGFVRRLSKTLPSDEKNSKYMEIILGEAARLERVMDELSRYSRTYTPEFGEHDLGQVVLSVIDQVRTRFKERNIEIRLDMDRSVPRMRFDAPGIAEVLLRFLVNSARSMDRGGPLTVTAHYETQARVVKLVILDSGKPFPEEALNELMDPIMMSRTFGAGLGIPMAKKILASHGGDVHLTRWNEGGNRAEISLPVQPVRDGR, translated from the coding sequence ATGACGGATAAGAAGATTCAGATACTTCAGAAGATCCAGGATGGCCGGGATTTGCCTTCGCTGTCGCCCGTGACCGTTCGGCTCATCGAGGCGGCTTCCGAGAACTCGATCTCGGTTTCGGACATTGTAGGAATCATCCAGCAGGATCCATCCTTGACCACCCGGTTGCTGAAGATGGTCAACAGCCCATATTTCGGCGTCCGGCAGCCCGTCAAAACCCTGTTACACGCCGTGACCTATCTGGGACTCAAACGCGTCCGCCTTGCCGCCCTGTCCCTTTCCCTCAAACAGACGTTTCAACTCGAGAGCCACAAGGGGTTCGATTACGATCAGTTCTGGCGCATGTCTTTATACCGGGCCGTGATGGCCCGGGGCCTGTGTCTCGATGCGGGTATCAAAGAGCTGGATCCGGAAGAAGCCTTTGTCGCGGGACTCATATTGGAAATCGGCCAGCTCATGATGTTCGAGGCCATGGACGTCGACCAGCGCCGGAGCTATCCACATCAGACCCTGTCCATCGCCGAACTCCTGAGATGGGAAACCGAGAACCTGGGCGTCAACCACAGGGAAGTCGGCCGATTGATTCTGAAACGCTGGCGTTTTCCTCCATCCATGGTGGAGACGCAGCAGTGGGACGGCGAAAGCGCTCTTTCCAACGACTCTTTATGGTCTTGCCGCATCACTGAATTGGCGCACCGGGGCGCTGAGATTCTGTTCTCCAGAAGCGAAGAGCTGTTCCCCTACCACCGAAGAGTCAAAGAGGTACTCGGGCTCCCTTCGGGCCAGGTAAACGAAGTGCTCGGACGGGCGTTGGTGGAGGTTGACGAGCTGGCCGGTGCGCTGGAGATGGAGGCGCGGTCGGGGAAAGACGTGCTTACCGTAATGGAGAAAGCCAACCAGGCGCTATCCCGTCTGAACGGAAGCCTGGAAAAGCATGTACGGTGGTTTTTGGAACACCAGGCTCCTTCCAATTCCTTCGGAAAAGAGTTCGAGGATCGCGCGGTCGAGGAGGAAGGGAAAACCGTCGAGGCTGCGCTGCAGGCCGTGGCTCACGAGATCCGCAATCCGTTGACCTCCCTTAGCGGGTTCGTTCGGAGGCTCTCGAAGACCCTTCCATCGGACGAGAAGAACAGCAAGTATATGGAGATCATCCTTGGGGAGGCCGCCCGGCTGGAGAGGGTGATGGACGAACTCAGCCGCTACAGTCGGACCTATACGCCTGAATTCGGCGAGCATGATCTGGGCCAGGTGGTTCTTAGTGTCATTGATCAGGTTCGGACGCGTTTCAAAGAGAGGAACATCGAAATCCGACTCGATATGGACCGGTCGGTCCCTAGGATGCGGTTTGACGCCCCGGGTATCGCGGAAGTGTTGCTCCGCTTCCTGGTCAATTCAGCCCGCTCCATGGATCGGGGCGGCCCCCTGACCGTCACCGCCCATTACGAAACGCAGGCGCGTGTCGTGAAACTGGTGATTCTGGATTCGGGGAAGCCTTTCCCGGAAGAGGCGCTGAACGAATTGATGGATCCGATCATGATGTCCAGGACCTTTGGCGCCGGCCTCGGAATACCTATGGCCAAGAAAATCCTCGCGTCTCACGGCGGAGACGTTCATCTCACGCGGTGGAACGAGGGAGGAAACCGGGCTGAAATCTCGCTTCCCGTGCAACCGGTCCGCGACGGGCGATAG
- a CDS encoding GTP cyclohydrolase I FolE2: protein MIDVQNQKDYRNLAIDKVGVKDIRYPITVKDKVKEKQRTVGSINMYVNLPKSYKGTHMSRFVEILSEYRHQISIENLPRILEEMKKRLKAASAHMEVSFPYFIEKEAPVSKTSGLMEYICTFKGTLNHGMDLVVGLKIPINTLCPCSKEISKHGAHNQRGQVSLELRFKRFIWIEDIIKMVEECASSEVYSILKRADEKYVTERAYENPMFVEDVVREVALRLESDENITWFTVETENFESIHNHSAYAFIERRKP, encoded by the coding sequence ATGATCGATGTTCAGAACCAGAAGGACTACCGCAACCTCGCCATTGACAAGGTTGGCGTCAAAGATATCCGATATCCCATTACGGTAAAAGATAAGGTCAAAGAAAAACAAAGAACGGTTGGCTCCATAAACATGTATGTGAATCTTCCCAAGAGCTACAAGGGGACTCACATGAGTCGCTTTGTGGAGATTCTCAGCGAATATCGGCATCAGATCAGCATCGAGAATCTGCCTCGCATTCTGGAAGAAATGAAAAAGCGTCTGAAAGCCGCCTCCGCTCATATGGAGGTCTCCTTCCCGTATTTTATCGAAAAAGAAGCGCCGGTTTCCAAGACCAGCGGCCTGATGGAGTATATCTGCACGTTCAAAGGGACTCTCAATCACGGGATGGACCTGGTTGTCGGTCTTAAGATCCCCATCAACACCCTGTGTCCCTGCTCCAAGGAGATCAGCAAACACGGGGCTCACAACCAGAGGGGCCAGGTCTCGCTGGAGCTGCGCTTCAAGAGGTTTATCTGGATCGAAGACATCATCAAGATGGTGGAGGAGTGCGCGTCGAGTGAAGTCTATTCCATTCTGAAGCGTGCGGACGAGAAATATGTCACCGAGCGGGCGTACGAGAACCCCATGTTTGTGGAAGACGTGGTGAGGGAAGTTGCGTTAAGACTCGAGAGCGACGAGAATATCACCTGGTTCACCGTGGAAACCGAGAACTTCGAGAGCATACACAATCACAGTGCTTATGCTTTCATCGAGCGGAGAAAGCCCTGA
- a CDS encoding radical SAM protein produces MDVVVRGEGESVISGIVERLRKGESVSGCVTGESCRPEAIATRIRSLLDRDGYRIKNHRLAMMHTSRGCPKNCEFCSTRNLMGRRFRSRTVDSILDEMLDLRASCGITAFDFEDDNISLDAERFRALLEGVTTKFGERKVLLSCMNGLAYFDLEPEDIPLMARAGFERLDVSVGNSRVRSAEPCEDGRPSDWSRLQHLIGVARQSGLDAGVYFILGYPGHRFSEDLDMVGFLSEQPVMLGPSVFYPPPGTDLYGRLLKDGRISDEFEVCRSSAVAYEDGEYTRPRVLMLLAACRALNVIKSIGMGSAVTVADWVRITLKRQGSAISGDGRMCGGAPEATAAYLLHRSFEHGEWFSLRRSRKKRSGAYVYRVEKTPYQSEQVVEFLEQLKVADASRRSQD; encoded by the coding sequence GTGGACGTTGTGGTGCGCGGCGAGGGGGAATCGGTCATCTCCGGCATTGTGGAGCGTCTGAGAAAAGGCGAGTCGGTTTCCGGGTGTGTGACCGGCGAATCGTGTCGCCCGGAAGCCATTGCGACCCGGATTCGGAGCCTTCTGGACCGGGACGGGTACCGGATCAAGAACCACCGCTTGGCGATGATGCATACGAGCCGGGGATGTCCCAAGAACTGCGAGTTTTGCTCGACACGAAACCTGATGGGAAGGCGGTTCAGATCCCGCACCGTTGACTCCATACTGGACGAGATGCTCGATCTCAGAGCATCGTGCGGGATTACGGCGTTTGATTTCGAAGACGACAACATCAGTCTCGATGCGGAACGGTTCAGGGCCCTGCTCGAGGGCGTGACGACGAAGTTCGGTGAGCGCAAGGTGCTGCTGAGCTGCATGAACGGTCTGGCTTATTTCGATCTTGAGCCCGAAGACATTCCCCTCATGGCTCGAGCGGGATTCGAACGATTGGATGTGTCGGTCGGAAACAGCCGCGTTCGATCTGCTGAACCTTGCGAGGACGGCAGACCTTCGGACTGGAGCCGGCTTCAACATCTGATCGGCGTGGCGCGTCAAAGCGGATTGGACGCCGGCGTGTATTTCATTCTGGGTTATCCGGGTCACCGTTTCTCGGAGGATCTGGACATGGTTGGGTTTCTGTCCGAACAGCCGGTGATGCTGGGACCTTCGGTTTTTTACCCGCCGCCGGGAACGGATTTGTACGGTCGTCTGTTGAAAGACGGCCGCATATCCGATGAATTCGAAGTATGCCGCTCGTCTGCCGTGGCTTACGAGGACGGGGAATATACGCGACCTCGTGTGCTCATGCTGCTCGCGGCGTGCAGGGCGCTTAATGTAATCAAATCGATCGGCATGGGGAGCGCCGTGACCGTGGCGGACTGGGTGCGGATAACCTTGAAACGGCAAGGATCAGCGATTTCAGGCGATGGAAGAATGTGTGGCGGGGCTCCGGAAGCCACGGCCGCCTACCTCCTTCACAGAAGCTTTGAACATGGAGAATGGTTCTCGTTGCGCAGAAGCCGCAAAAAGAGAAGCGGCGCCTATGTCTACCGTGTCGAAAAGACGCCCTACCAAAGCGAGCAGGTGGTCGAATTCCTGGAGCAGTTGAAAGTGGCCGATGCGTCACGGAGAAGTCAGGATTGA